One stretch of Micromonospora echinospora DNA includes these proteins:
- the bcp gene encoding thioredoxin-dependent thiol peroxidase codes for MTDRLSPGDPAPEFTLPTDDGGTLTLADLRGRKAILYAYPAAMTPGCTKQACDFRDSLASLQAAGYEVVGISPDKPAKLAKFRERDAITFPLVSDADKAVLTAYGAFGEKQMYGRTVTGVIRSTFVVDEDGKIERALYNVRATGHVAKLRRDLGLD; via the coding sequence ATGACCGACCGCCTCAGCCCCGGCGACCCCGCCCCCGAGTTCACCCTCCCCACCGACGACGGCGGGACGCTCACCCTGGCCGACCTGCGCGGCCGCAAGGCCATCCTGTACGCGTACCCGGCCGCCATGACGCCCGGCTGCACCAAGCAGGCGTGTGACTTCCGGGACTCCCTCGCCTCGCTGCAGGCCGCCGGCTACGAGGTGGTGGGCATCTCGCCGGACAAGCCGGCCAAGCTCGCGAAGTTCCGCGAGCGGGACGCGATCACGTTCCCGCTGGTCTCCGACGCGGACAAGGCGGTGCTGACCGCGTACGGCGCGTTCGGCGAGAAGCAGATGTACGGCCGCACGGTCACCGGAGTGATCCGCTCGACGTTCGTGGTGGACGAGGACGGCAAGATCGAACGGGCGCTCTACAACGTGCGGGCCACCGGCCACGTCGCCAAGCTGCGCCGGGACCTCGGGCTCGACTGA
- a CDS encoding energy-coupling factor ABC transporter permease, whose product MDTLAMHISNGIINGPVAAIFAALALAALAFCVLRGRADLDDRLAPMAGLVAAFIFAVQMLNFPIFTAGVSGHLLGGALAALLVGPWVGALCVAVVLIVQALVFGDGGVAMLGLNITNMALLGTAAAYLLIALLLRVLPRTRAGLAVTAFVSALVSVLVASQGFVLQYWLGGTTDLGGNLAGLAGTMAFAHLLIGIGEGLITATTVVTVAKVRPDLVYALRALKPAAPAPAVPVAGGAR is encoded by the coding sequence GTGGACACCCTGGCGATGCACATCTCCAACGGGATCATCAACGGTCCCGTTGCCGCGATCTTCGCGGCCCTCGCCCTGGCCGCGCTCGCCTTCTGTGTGCTGCGTGGCCGGGCCGACCTGGACGACCGGCTGGCCCCGATGGCAGGGCTGGTCGCCGCGTTCATCTTCGCCGTGCAGATGCTCAACTTCCCGATCTTCACCGCCGGGGTCAGCGGCCACCTGCTCGGCGGCGCGCTGGCCGCGCTGCTCGTCGGTCCCTGGGTCGGCGCGCTCTGCGTGGCGGTGGTGCTCATCGTGCAGGCGCTGGTCTTCGGTGACGGTGGCGTGGCGATGCTCGGCCTCAACATCACCAACATGGCGCTGCTCGGCACCGCCGCCGCGTACCTGCTGATCGCGCTGCTGCTGCGGGTGCTGCCGCGTACCCGGGCCGGGCTGGCGGTCACCGCGTTCGTCTCCGCGCTGGTCAGCGTGCTCGTCGCGTCTCAGGGCTTCGTCCTGCAGTATTGGCTGGGCGGCACCACCGACCTCGGCGGCAACCTCGCCGGGCTGGCCGGCACCATGGCCTTCGCCCACCTGCTGATCGGCATCGGCGAGGGCCTGATCACCGCGACCACTGTGGTCACCGTCGCCAAGGTCCGGCCCGATCTGGTGTACGCGCTGCGCGCCCTCAAGCCGGCCGCGCCGGCTCCCGCCGTCCCGGTCGCCGGAGGTGCCCGATGA
- a CDS encoding YcnI family protein: MIRLRRSATVAALTLAAVATTVLGLAGSASAHVTINPAEGKQGGYSRFAFRVPNESDTASTVKVEVNLPENAPVGSVSTMPVPGWTVAVEKRKVDPPIEVHGSQLTEAVSKLTFTAAPNGGVKPGEFQEFPVSMGPLPQVDTMVFKVLQTYSDGNVSRWIEEPTPGAEEPENPAPVLKLAAAENAPASPGASAPAAEAADDDDDAESGAAVALGVAGLVAGLGGLVLGGLAFARTRREPAAKS; this comes from the coding sequence ATGATCCGTCTCCGGCGCTCCGCGACCGTCGCCGCGCTGACTCTCGCCGCCGTCGCCACGACCGTGCTCGGCCTGGCCGGGTCGGCTTCGGCGCACGTCACGATCAACCCGGCCGAGGGCAAGCAGGGCGGCTACAGCCGGTTCGCCTTCCGGGTGCCGAACGAGAGCGACACGGCGTCGACGGTCAAGGTCGAGGTGAACCTGCCGGAGAACGCGCCTGTCGGTTCGGTCTCCACCATGCCGGTGCCGGGCTGGACGGTGGCCGTGGAGAAGCGCAAGGTCGACCCGCCGATCGAGGTGCACGGCAGCCAGCTCACCGAGGCGGTCTCCAAGCTGACCTTCACGGCCGCGCCGAACGGCGGCGTCAAGCCGGGCGAGTTCCAGGAGTTCCCGGTGTCGATGGGCCCGCTGCCGCAGGTCGACACGATGGTGTTCAAGGTCCTCCAGACGTACTCCGACGGCAACGTGTCCCGGTGGATCGAGGAGCCGACGCCGGGCGCGGAGGAGCCGGAGAACCCGGCGCCGGTGCTCAAGCTGGCCGCCGCCGAGAACGCTCCGGCCTCGCCCGGCGCGAGCGCGCCGGCAGCCGAGGCGGCCGACGACGATGACGACGCCGAGTCGGGCGCGGCCGTCGCGCTCGGGGTGGCCGGGCTGGTCGCCGGTCTCGGCGGCCTGGTCCTCGGCGGCCTGGCGTTCGCGCGTACCCGGCGGGAGCCCGCCGCGAAGTCCTGA
- a CDS encoding energy-coupling factor ABC transporter ATP-binding protein — MIGYVQQPPSLDVSGVRYAYPDGHVALHGVDLTVPRGDRVALLGPNGAGKTTLVLHLNGILTPTEGTVSVGGLTVTRDRDTLAEVRRRVGIVFQDPDDQLFLPTVAEDVAFGPANLGLRGAELAARVDEALAAVGMSEHRDRAPHHLSFGQRRRVAVATVLAMRPEILVLDEPSSNLDPAARRELAEILRALPVTLLMVTHDLPYAAELCPRSVILDGGRIVADAPTPDLLSDEALLSAHRLELPYGFAPRPT; from the coding sequence ATGATCGGGTACGTGCAGCAGCCGCCCTCCCTGGACGTCAGCGGCGTCCGGTACGCGTACCCGGACGGTCACGTCGCCCTGCACGGCGTGGACCTGACCGTGCCGCGCGGCGACCGGGTGGCGCTGCTCGGGCCCAACGGCGCCGGCAAGACCACGCTGGTGCTGCACCTCAACGGCATCCTGACCCCGACCGAGGGCACGGTGAGCGTCGGCGGTCTGACCGTCACCCGCGACCGGGACACACTGGCCGAGGTGCGCCGCCGGGTCGGCATCGTCTTCCAGGACCCGGACGACCAGCTCTTCCTGCCCACAGTCGCCGAGGACGTCGCGTTCGGGCCGGCCAACCTGGGCCTGCGCGGGGCCGAGCTGGCGGCCCGGGTCGACGAGGCGCTCGCGGCGGTGGGGATGAGCGAGCACCGGGACCGGGCGCCGCACCACCTGTCGTTCGGGCAGCGGCGGCGGGTGGCGGTGGCCACCGTGCTGGCCATGCGTCCGGAGATCCTGGTGCTGGACGAGCCGTCGTCGAACCTCGACCCGGCCGCCCGCCGGGAGCTGGCGGAGATCCTGCGGGCTCTGCCGGTGACGCTGCTCATGGTCACGCACGACCTGCCGTACGCGGCCGAGCTGTGCCCCCGCTCGGTGATCCTGGACGGCGGCCGCATCGTCGCCGACGCCCCGACGCCCGACCTGCTGTCCGACGAGGCGCTGCTGTCCGCCCACCGCCTGGAACTCCCCTACGGCTTCGCCCCCCGCCCTACCTGA
- a CDS encoding thioredoxin domain-containing protein, whose translation MSSRKGRRDAARVVREQIAREKRRKRTLWTSIAAVLVLVIAGGIGWAVYSSQKSDDFTAPPGANDAGTGIVQGTGPVTIDLYEDYLCPACKQFQQINGETLNQLVNEGKAKLVFHPVAFLNRFSTTEYSTRSSAASGCAAQGGKFREFTEQLFDKQPPEGGAGLSNDELVDIGAGVGLNRDEFASCVSDGTYRSWTGHVTDEASKAGVTGTPTIKINGSELRDRSPEGIKAAVEAAGK comes from the coding sequence ATGAGTAGCCGCAAGGGTCGCAGGGACGCGGCACGGGTGGTACGCGAGCAGATCGCCCGGGAGAAGCGCCGCAAGCGCACGCTGTGGACGTCGATCGCCGCCGTGCTGGTGCTGGTCATCGCCGGTGGCATCGGCTGGGCCGTCTACTCCAGCCAGAAGTCGGACGACTTCACCGCCCCGCCCGGGGCCAACGACGCCGGCACCGGCATCGTCCAGGGCACCGGCCCGGTCACCATCGACCTGTACGAGGACTACCTCTGCCCGGCCTGCAAGCAGTTCCAGCAGATCAACGGCGAGACGCTCAACCAGCTCGTCAACGAGGGCAAGGCCAAGCTCGTGTTCCACCCGGTCGCCTTCCTGAACCGCTTCTCCACCACCGAGTACTCCACCCGCTCCTCGGCCGCCTCCGGCTGCGCCGCGCAGGGGGGCAAGTTCCGCGAGTTCACCGAGCAGCTCTTCGACAAGCAGCCGCCGGAGGGCGGCGCCGGGCTCAGCAACGACGAGCTGGTCGACATCGGCGCGGGCGTCGGGCTGAACCGGGACGAGTTCGCGTCCTGCGTATCCGACGGCACGTACCGGTCGTGGACCGGGCACGTCACCGACGAGGCGAGCAAGGCCGGCGTGACCGGCACCCCAACCATCAAGATCAACGGCAGTGAGCTGCGGGACCGCAGCCCGGAAGGGATCAAGGCGGCGGTGGAGGCGGCCGGGAAGTGA
- the cbiQ gene encoding cobalt ECF transporter T component CbiQ, with amino-acid sequence MGAGHAHVLYRESGSPVHRLPPEVKITAMVLFTVAVVATPREAYWAFGGYALLVAVVAALARVGPRWLLSRALIELPFVLFAFALPFLGAGERVEVAGLALSVDGLHGAFNILAKGTLGVLASLLLAATTTTRDLLIGLDRLRCPQILTQIATFMLRYLEVLVGEARRMRVARVSRGDDPRFLWQLRGFAAGVGALFLRAFERGERVYLAMLSRGYTGRMPAVWQGAGAATAGQWAAAATVPAIAATIAAVALVLQ; translated from the coding sequence GTGGGCGCCGGGCACGCGCACGTGCTCTACCGCGAGTCCGGCTCGCCGGTGCACCGCCTCCCGCCGGAGGTGAAGATCACCGCCATGGTGCTCTTCACAGTGGCGGTGGTGGCCACGCCCCGGGAGGCGTACTGGGCCTTCGGCGGGTACGCGCTCCTGGTCGCCGTGGTGGCCGCGCTGGCCCGGGTCGGCCCGCGCTGGCTGCTCAGCCGGGCGCTGATCGAGCTGCCGTTCGTGCTGTTCGCGTTCGCGCTGCCGTTCCTCGGGGCGGGGGAGCGGGTCGAGGTGGCCGGGCTCGCCCTGTCCGTCGACGGGCTGCACGGCGCGTTCAACATCCTCGCCAAGGGCACGCTCGGCGTACTCGCGTCGCTCCTGCTGGCGGCGACCACGACGACGCGTGACCTGCTGATCGGCCTGGACCGGCTGCGCTGCCCGCAGATCCTCACCCAGATCGCCACGTTCATGCTGCGCTACCTGGAGGTGCTGGTCGGCGAGGCCCGCCGGATGCGGGTGGCGCGGGTGTCCCGGGGCGACGATCCGCGGTTCCTGTGGCAGTTGCGCGGCTTCGCGGCCGGGGTCGGCGCGCTGTTCCTGCGCGCGTTCGAGCGCGGCGAGCGGGTCTACCTGGCGATGCTCTCCCGCGGCTACACCGGCCGGATGCCGGCGGTGTGGCAGGGGGCCGGCGCGGCCACCGCCGGCCAGTGGGCGGCCGCCGCGACGGTGCCGGCGATCGCGGCCACCATCGCCGCCGTCGCGCTCGTCCTGCAATGA
- a CDS encoding glycosyltransferase 87 family protein produces MPAEPAAPPAVARDDAGARTVRRVVAVLALVAILPAPYLRNLRHDYYDQKIYMSAMDWWAAGHPLYDYVQPDRVQGALYFTYPPFAALLLAPFGYLRLGVAIAAFAVLTVAAVVVTTRWLVLPVLRRYDLPRVFGLTVAVLLVLAVESTRETITLGQINMLLVMLVLGDLLFAVPQGRRWAGVGVGLAAALKLFPGIFVLYLLAARKWRAAAVAAATAAVATLLAAAVAPGDSWRFWTHELWVTDRVGRPDYTGNQSLFGLLSRLAASAEADRLLWLLLALAVAAFGLWRAARAARAGDALVGLTLTGLVGGLVSPITWIHHLYWFIPAVVVLVDAALDADPATPAGARRRGGLFALAAAVGLPIVYGLVTFQDWGTAVVHTDDPVDFVVRNVYVLLSLLLLAVLPIRHHRDEPRITRTERTHLATNGDQR; encoded by the coding sequence GTGCCAGCCGAACCCGCCGCCCCACCCGCCGTCGCCCGCGACGACGCGGGCGCGCGTACGGTCCGGCGGGTCGTAGCGGTGCTGGCGCTGGTCGCGATCCTGCCCGCGCCCTACCTGCGCAACCTGCGCCACGACTACTACGACCAGAAGATCTACATGTCGGCGATGGACTGGTGGGCGGCCGGGCACCCGCTCTACGACTACGTCCAGCCGGACCGGGTGCAGGGCGCGCTCTACTTCACCTATCCGCCGTTCGCGGCGCTGCTCCTCGCGCCGTTCGGGTACCTGCGGCTCGGGGTGGCCATCGCAGCCTTCGCGGTGCTGACAGTGGCCGCTGTGGTGGTGACCACCCGCTGGCTGGTGCTGCCGGTGCTGCGGCGGTACGACCTGCCGCGCGTGTTCGGCCTGACCGTCGCCGTGCTGCTGGTGCTTGCCGTGGAGAGCACCCGGGAGACGATCACGCTCGGGCAGATCAACATGCTGCTCGTGATGCTGGTCCTCGGCGACCTGCTGTTCGCCGTACCGCAGGGTCGGCGCTGGGCCGGGGTGGGCGTGGGGCTGGCGGCGGCGCTCAAGCTCTTTCCCGGCATCTTCGTGCTCTATCTGCTCGCCGCCCGCAAGTGGCGGGCGGCGGCGGTGGCGGCGGCGACCGCCGCGGTGGCCACGCTGCTGGCGGCAGCGGTCGCGCCCGGCGACTCGTGGCGGTTCTGGACCCACGAGCTGTGGGTGACCGACCGGGTGGGCCGCCCCGACTACACCGGCAACCAGTCGCTGTTCGGGCTGCTCAGCCGCTTGGCCGCATCGGCCGAGGCGGACCGGCTGCTGTGGCTGCTGCTCGCGCTGGCGGTGGCCGCGTTCGGTCTGTGGCGGGCCGCGCGGGCGGCTCGGGCGGGGGACGCGCTGGTGGGTCTCACACTGACCGGCCTGGTGGGCGGCCTGGTCAGCCCGATCACCTGGATCCACCACCTGTACTGGTTCATCCCCGCCGTGGTGGTGCTCGTCGACGCGGCGCTGGACGCCGATCCGGCGACGCCCGCCGGGGCGCGCCGTCGCGGCGGCCTGTTCGCGCTGGCCGCCGCCGTCGGCCTGCCGATCGTGTACGGCCTGGTGACGTTCCAGGACTGGGGCACCGCCGTCGTGCACACGGACGACCCGGTCGACTTCGTCGTCCGCAACGTGTACGTGCTGCTCAGCCTGCTGTTGCTGGCGGTGCTCCCGATCCGTCACCACCGGGACGAACCTCGGATAACACGGACTGAACGGACACACCTCGCAACAAACGGCGATCAGCGCTAA
- a CDS encoding PDGLE domain-containing protein: MSKRQWPFLLGGLLVALLLAGVVSNYASSHPDGLDSSLLKGCTVNADDEITGGSCPAQEAKDHELADSPLADYGVRGIGNDFVSTGLSGVLGVLLTFALGGGLFWLARRRGPAAPAPNAASADPVDEAATRSSGAR; encoded by the coding sequence ATGAGCAAGCGTCAGTGGCCGTTCCTGCTCGGTGGCCTGCTGGTGGCCCTGCTGCTGGCGGGTGTGGTGAGCAACTACGCCTCGTCGCACCCGGACGGGCTGGACTCGTCGCTGCTGAAGGGCTGCACCGTCAACGCCGACGACGAGATCACCGGCGGCAGCTGCCCGGCCCAGGAGGCGAAGGACCACGAGCTGGCGGACAGCCCGCTGGCCGACTACGGCGTACGCGGAATCGGCAACGACTTCGTCTCCACCGGCCTGTCCGGCGTGCTCGGCGTGCTGCTCACCTTCGCGCTCGGCGGCGGCCTGTTCTGGCTGGCCCGCCGCCGCGGCCCCGCGGCTCCCGCCCCGAACGCCGCGAGCGCCGACCCGGTGGACGAGGCCGCGACCCGGTCCAGCGGCGCCCGCTGA
- a CDS encoding MauE/DoxX family redox-associated membrane protein, producing MNVTPSPSPSPSPAGRWQTLRPWLGIAARLGLAAVWLIAGGTKVGDLAASGRAVNAYQVMPYDLATVIGAALPFVELALGLLLLAGLATRVSAGVSAALLVVFIAGIASAWARGLAIDCGCFGSGGQLAAGETPSYLPEILRDLGFLALAGFLLIWPRTPFSVDGWLAGDDTVEDEDE from the coding sequence ATGAATGTGACCCCCTCCCCCTCCCCCTCCCCCTCCCCGGCCGGGCGCTGGCAGACCCTGCGGCCCTGGCTCGGCATCGCGGCCCGACTCGGACTTGCCGCCGTCTGGCTGATCGCCGGTGGCACCAAGGTCGGCGACCTCGCTGCCTCCGGCCGGGCCGTCAACGCCTACCAGGTGATGCCGTACGACCTGGCCACCGTGATCGGCGCGGCGCTGCCCTTCGTCGAGCTGGCCCTGGGTCTGCTGCTTCTCGCCGGGCTGGCCACCCGGGTCAGCGCCGGGGTCTCGGCGGCGCTGCTCGTGGTCTTCATCGCCGGCATCGCCTCGGCCTGGGCGCGCGGCCTGGCCATCGACTGCGGGTGCTTCGGCAGCGGCGGCCAGCTCGCCGCCGGCGAGACGCCCAGCTACCTCCCGGAGATCCTCCGGGACCTGGGGTTCCTGGCGCTTGCCGGGTTCCTGCTGATCTGGCCCCGTACCCCGTTCTCGGTGGACGGCTGGCTGGCCGGCGACGACACAGTGGAGGACGAGGATGAGTAG
- a CDS encoding sigma-70 family RNA polymerase sigma factor has translation MIPGPRDTAADRHEAVSEAVRDTATGWALAARDGDRDAQAALVRATQAEVWRFAAALVDPDSADDLTQETYLRAFRALPGFEGRSSVRTWLLGIARRACADHLRTVVRRRRLDARLAAQAATDRLYPDPAGQLGATDLVRRLPAERRSAFVLTQLLGLSYAEAADVEGVPVGTIRSRVARARDELVGAVGDTMTG, from the coding sequence GTGATCCCCGGCCCGCGCGACACCGCCGCCGACCGCCACGAGGCGGTCTCCGAGGCTGTCCGGGACACGGCCACCGGCTGGGCGCTGGCCGCCCGCGACGGGGACCGCGACGCGCAGGCCGCCCTCGTCCGGGCCACCCAGGCCGAGGTGTGGCGCTTCGCCGCCGCGCTCGTCGACCCGGACAGCGCGGACGACCTGACCCAGGAGACGTACCTGCGGGCGTTCCGGGCGCTGCCCGGCTTCGAAGGGCGCTCCAGCGTGCGTACCTGGTTGCTCGGCATCGCCCGCCGGGCCTGCGCCGACCACCTGCGCACAGTCGTACGCCGCCGGCGGCTCGACGCGCGGCTCGCCGCCCAGGCCGCCACCGACCGCCTCTACCCGGACCCGGCCGGTCAGCTCGGCGCCACCGACCTCGTCCGCCGGCTACCGGCCGAGCGGCGCTCCGCTTTCGTGCTCACCCAGTTGCTCGGCCTCTCCTACGCCGAGGCCGCCGACGTGGAGGGGGTGCCGGTGGGCACCATCCGCTCCCGGGTGGCCCGCGCCCGCGACGAGCTGGTCGGCGCCGTCGGCGACACGATGACCGGATAG
- the orn gene encoding oligoribonuclease, whose translation MADLLVWIDCEMTGLDLRRDALIEVAALVTDPDLNVLGDGVDVVIHADDEVLDGMPEIVRSMHAKSGLTEEVRRSTVTLAEAEDMVLDYVTSYVKDPRTAPLCGNSIATDRGFLARDMTRLDAHLHYRMIDVSSIKELCRRWYPRVYFGQPQKGLAHRALADIRESIRELEYYRRTLFVPLPGPDVEAAKAIAAQL comes from the coding sequence GTGGCTGATCTTCTCGTCTGGATCGACTGTGAGATGACCGGGCTGGACCTGCGGCGGGACGCGCTGATCGAGGTCGCGGCGCTGGTCACCGATCCCGATCTCAACGTGCTCGGTGACGGCGTCGACGTGGTGATCCACGCCGACGACGAGGTGCTCGACGGCATGCCGGAGATCGTGCGCAGCATGCACGCCAAGTCCGGGCTCACCGAGGAGGTACGCCGCTCCACGGTCACCCTCGCCGAGGCCGAGGACATGGTGCTCGACTACGTGACCAGCTACGTGAAGGACCCGCGTACCGCGCCGCTGTGCGGCAACTCGATCGCCACCGACCGGGGCTTCCTGGCCCGCGACATGACCCGGCTCGACGCCCACCTGCACTACCGGATGATCGACGTGTCGTCGATCAAGGAGCTGTGCCGGCGCTGGTACCCGCGGGTGTACTTCGGGCAGCCGCAGAAGGGCCTGGCCCACCGGGCGCTCGCCGACATCAGGGAGAGCATCCGCGAGCTGGAGTACTACCGGCGGACGCTGTTCGTGCCGCTGCCCGGCCCGGACGTCGAGGCCGCGAAGGCGATCGCCGCCCAGCTCTGA
- a CDS encoding copper resistance CopC/CopD family protein, whose translation MTAAVRRPFRAVAARSGAVAGLLLLLVALLLVPATPASAHAVLVSSSPAASAVVPDAPAQVVITFSESVRKVPGKVRVIAPDGSRADRGEPTFQGAEVTIPVDPGAGRGTYLVSYRVISADSHPVSGAFTYSVGAPSEPPTDSGTDNRANPVTETAVKVAKYAGYAGLLLLVGPALVLAALWPRRLSRRGPARLAWTGLGVLAVATLAEVWLQVPYVNGGGLFDVTGSGLGDVLGSAYGTTHLVRLGLLAAAAFLLRPLFAGPVGRTDGIILAVLGGAALFTWPLAGHAAASPAPAVSVVVDAVHLGAMAVWLGGLVMLAVFLLRRADERELDAILPIWSRWAALAVAALLLAGTVQGLIEVASLQALIDTTYGQLLLAKIALFALVIGVAAYSRALVRRRVAAGRPGAMRRAVVAELAITAVVLGVSATLVQTTPARTAVADAPGTSPGYFSTTLSSPIYSLQVELDPAETGNNSMHLYAYTPDNRPQPVQEWKVTAALPSAGIEPITVPLLPLSDNHATGEVNLPARGDWQLRITVRTSDIDQATVTATVPIK comes from the coding sequence ATGACTGCTGCCGTACGCCGCCCGTTCCGGGCCGTCGCCGCCAGATCCGGGGCCGTCGCCGGGCTGCTGCTCCTGCTGGTCGCCCTGCTGCTCGTGCCGGCGACCCCGGCCAGCGCCCACGCGGTGCTGGTGAGCAGCAGCCCGGCGGCCTCCGCCGTGGTGCCCGACGCGCCCGCGCAGGTGGTGATCACCTTCAGCGAGAGCGTCCGCAAGGTGCCCGGGAAGGTACGCGTGATCGCCCCCGACGGCTCGCGGGCCGACCGGGGCGAGCCGACGTTCCAGGGCGCCGAGGTCACCATCCCGGTGGACCCCGGCGCGGGGCGCGGCACCTACCTGGTGAGCTACCGGGTCATCTCGGCGGACAGTCACCCAGTCTCCGGCGCCTTCACCTACTCCGTCGGCGCGCCGTCCGAGCCGCCCACCGACAGCGGCACTGACAACCGGGCGAACCCGGTGACCGAGACCGCGGTGAAGGTGGCGAAGTACGCCGGCTACGCCGGGTTGCTGCTGCTCGTCGGCCCGGCGCTGGTGCTGGCCGCGCTCTGGCCGCGCCGGCTGTCCCGCCGCGGCCCGGCCCGGCTGGCCTGGACCGGGCTAGGCGTGCTGGCGGTGGCGACGCTGGCCGAGGTGTGGCTCCAGGTGCCCTACGTCAACGGCGGCGGCCTGTTCGACGTGACCGGCTCCGGGCTCGGCGACGTGCTCGGCAGCGCGTACGGCACGACCCACCTGGTCCGGCTGGGCCTGCTCGCCGCGGCGGCGTTCCTGCTCCGGCCGCTGTTCGCCGGCCCGGTCGGCCGCACCGACGGGATCATCCTCGCCGTCCTCGGCGGCGCCGCGCTGTTCACCTGGCCGCTCGCCGGGCACGCGGCGGCCTCACCGGCCCCGGCCGTGTCGGTGGTGGTGGACGCGGTGCACCTGGGCGCGATGGCGGTCTGGCTCGGTGGCCTGGTGATGCTCGCGGTGTTCCTGCTGCGCCGGGCCGACGAGCGCGAGCTGGACGCGATCCTGCCGATCTGGTCCCGCTGGGCGGCGCTCGCGGTGGCCGCGCTGCTGCTGGCCGGCACCGTGCAGGGGCTGATCGAGGTGGCCAGCCTCCAGGCCCTGATCGACACCACGTACGGGCAGCTGCTGCTCGCCAAGATCGCGCTGTTCGCGCTGGTGATCGGCGTGGCCGCGTACTCCCGGGCGCTGGTGCGGCGGCGGGTCGCCGCCGGACGGCCGGGCGCGATGCGGCGGGCCGTGGTGGCCGAGCTGGCCATCACGGCGGTGGTGCTGGGCGTGTCGGCGACGCTCGTGCAGACCACACCGGCGCGGACCGCTGTCGCGGACGCGCCGGGCACCTCGCCCGGCTACTTCTCCACCACGCTGAGCAGTCCGATCTACTCGCTCCAGGTCGAGCTGGACCCGGCCGAGACCGGCAACAACTCGATGCACCTGTACGCCTACACCCCCGACAACAGGCCGCAGCCGGTGCAGGAGTGGAAGGTCACCGCCGCCCTGCCGTCGGCCGGGATCGAACCGATCACGGTCCCGCTGCTGCCGTTGAGCGACAACCACGCCACCGGCGAGGTCAACCTGCCGGCCCGTGGTGACTGGCAGTTGCGCATCACCGTCCGCACGTCCGACATCGACCAGGCCACGGTGACCGCCACCGTGCCGATCAAGTAA